The nucleotide window GGCACGACCGACACCCATTACGCGAGGGTAGAGCCAGGTGCCACCCCATCCGGGGAAAAGCCCTATCCGGACGAAGGCGTTCATGAACCGGGTCTTTTCACAGCCTGTCCTGAGGTCGCAGGCCATCGCCAGATCGCATCCGGCACCGACAGCAGCTCCGTTGACCATGGCGATTGTCGGTTTCTTGAGTTTCTGAAGCTTCGGTTGTACCCTCCCCGCGGAACGGATGAGGCCCTGCCTCAGCGCCTCGGCATTCCGGGTGCTGCCTTCATTCTGCTGGCTGCCACCGGCCATGCCACCAACATCCGCTCCGGAGCAGAAGCCTCGTCCGGCACCGGTAATCACCAGCACCGTCACCTCATCGTCATCGTCGACTTCATCAAGAGCTGCCGACAGCTCCCCGGTCATCTGCGGACTCAACGCGTTGAGTCTTTCCGGTCGGTTCAGAGTCAGTACGGCGATATTACCCCTTTTCTCAAGAATGATGGTCTCATAGTCCATGACTCTTCCCTCCTTCTGGTAAAGGCACTGGTCGGG belongs to Dehalococcoidales bacterium and includes:
- a CDS encoding enoyl-CoA hydratase/isomerase family protein, whose protein sequence is MDYETIILEKRGNIAVLTLNRPERLNALSPQMTGELSAALDEVDDDDEVTVLVITGAGRGFCSGADVGGMAGGSQQNEGSTRNAEALRQGLIRSAGRVQPKLQKLKKPTIAMVNGAAVGAGCDLAMACDLRTGCEKTRFMNAFVRIGLFPGWGGTWLYPRVMGVGRA